The Prinia subflava isolate CZ2003 ecotype Zambia chromosome 15, Cam_Psub_1.2, whole genome shotgun sequence genome contains a region encoding:
- the DNAJA4 gene encoding dnaJ homolog subfamily A member 4 isoform X1, translating to MVKETEYYDILQVKPNASSEEIKRAYRKLALKYHPDKNPSEGERFKLISQAYEVLSDPKKRDLYDQGGEQAIKEGGLSGGSFSSPMDIFDMFFGGGGRMNRERRGKNVVHQLGVSLEDLYNGITRKLALQKNVICAKCEGYGGKRGAVEKCPVCKGRGMQVIVQQIGPGMVQQIQTVCPECKGQGERINPKDRCDNCNGCKVVREKKIIEVHVDKGMKDGQKIVFHGEGDQEPDLEPGDVIIVLDQKDHSVFQRRGHDLITKMRIQLSEALCGFRKTIETLDNRVLVISTRPGEVIKHGDLKCIYNEGMPVYKSPMDKGSMIIQFLVQFPEHYWLPREKLSLLETLLPSREDVMVTDEMDQVDLEDFDPNEQTYRNSAGEAYEEDEEGPRTGVQCQTS from the exons ATGGTGAAGGAGACGGAGTACTACGACATCCTGCAGGTGAAGCCCAATGCCTCCTCCGAGGAGATCAAGCGTGCCTACCGCAAGCTAGCGCTGAAGTACCACCCCGACAAGAACCCCAGCGAGGGCGAGCGG tttaaACTTATATCCCAGGCATATGAAGTTCTGTCGGACCCAAAGAAAAGGGACCTCTATGACCAGGGTGGGGAGCAGGCTATTAAAGAAGGAGGCCTGAGTGGCGGCAGCTTCTCTTCACCCATGGACATCTTTGACATGTTCTTTGGTGGTGGAGGCCGAATgaatagagagagaagag gcAAAAATGTGGTGCACCAGTTAGGTGTATCTCTTGAAGACCTATATAATGGTATTACAAGgaaactggcactgcaaaagaATGTTATTTGTGCAAAGTGTGAAG GTTATGGCGGGAAGAGAGGGGCAGTAGAAAAATGTCCTGTGTGCAAAGGAAGAGGGATGCAAGTTATAGTTCAGCAGATTGGACCTGGCATGGTGCAGCAAATCCAAACTGTGTGTCCAGAATGCAAAGGCCAAGGTGAAAGAATAAATCCCAAGGACAGATGTGACAACTGCAATGGCTGTAAGGTtgtaagagagaaaaagatcATAGAAGTTCATGTTGATAAAG gTATGAAAGATGGTCAGAAGATAGTATTTCATGGAGAAGGTGACCAGGAACCTGATTTGGAGCCTGGTGATGTCATAATTGTGCTTGATCAAAAGGATCACAGTGTCTTTCAGAGACGAGGGCATGACTTAATCACAAAAATGAGAATTCAACTCTCGGAGGCCTTATGTGGTTTCAGAAAGACAATTGAAACTCTGGACAACAGAGTTCTTGTCATATCTACTAGGCCAG GTGAAGTGATAAAACACGGTGACCTGAAGTGTATTTACAACGAAGGGATGCCTGTCTACAAATCTCCAATGGACAAAGGCAGCATGATTATACAGTTTTTG GTCCAGTTTCCAGAGCACTACTGGCTCCCAAGGGAGAAACTGTCTCTGCTGGAGACTCTGCTTCCTTCACGAGAAGATGTTATGGTTACAGATGAGATGGATCAGGTAGACCTTGAAGATTTTGATCCAAACGAGCAAACCTACCGTAACAGTGCAGGAGAAGCGTATGAAGAAGATGAGGAGGGTCCAAGAACAGGAGTACAATGTCAGACATCTTAA
- the DNAJA4 gene encoding dnaJ homolog subfamily A member 4 isoform X2, translated as MQVIVQQIGPGMVQQIQTVCPECKGQGERINPKDRCDNCNGCKVVREKKIIEVHVDKGMKDGQKIVFHGEGDQEPDLEPGDVIIVLDQKDHSVFQRRGHDLITKMRIQLSEALCGFRKTIETLDNRVLVISTRPGEVIKHGDLKCIYNEGMPVYKSPMDKGSMIIQFLVQFPEHYWLPREKLSLLETLLPSREDVMVTDEMDQVDLEDFDPNEQTYRNSAGEAYEEDEEGPRTGVQCQTS; from the exons ATGCAAGTTATAGTTCAGCAGATTGGACCTGGCATGGTGCAGCAAATCCAAACTGTGTGTCCAGAATGCAAAGGCCAAGGTGAAAGAATAAATCCCAAGGACAGATGTGACAACTGCAATGGCTGTAAGGTtgtaagagagaaaaagatcATAGAAGTTCATGTTGATAAAG gTATGAAAGATGGTCAGAAGATAGTATTTCATGGAGAAGGTGACCAGGAACCTGATTTGGAGCCTGGTGATGTCATAATTGTGCTTGATCAAAAGGATCACAGTGTCTTTCAGAGACGAGGGCATGACTTAATCACAAAAATGAGAATTCAACTCTCGGAGGCCTTATGTGGTTTCAGAAAGACAATTGAAACTCTGGACAACAGAGTTCTTGTCATATCTACTAGGCCAG GTGAAGTGATAAAACACGGTGACCTGAAGTGTATTTACAACGAAGGGATGCCTGTCTACAAATCTCCAATGGACAAAGGCAGCATGATTATACAGTTTTTG GTCCAGTTTCCAGAGCACTACTGGCTCCCAAGGGAGAAACTGTCTCTGCTGGAGACTCTGCTTCCTTCACGAGAAGATGTTATGGTTACAGATGAGATGGATCAGGTAGACCTTGAAGATTTTGATCCAAACGAGCAAACCTACCGTAACAGTGCAGGAGAAGCGTATGAAGAAGATGAGGAGGGTCCAAGAACAGGAGTACAATGTCAGACATCTTAA